The Microcebus murinus isolate Inina chromosome 4, M.murinus_Inina_mat1.0, whole genome shotgun sequence genome has a segment encoding these proteins:
- the CCDC85B gene encoding coiled-coil domain-containing protein 85B: MEAEAGGLEELTDEEMAALGKEELVRRLRREEAARLAALVQRGRLMQEVNRQLQGHLGEIRELKQLNRRLQAENRELRDLCCFLDSERQRGRRAARQWQLFGTQASRAVREDLGGCWQKLAELEGRQEELLRENLALKELCLALGEEWGPRGGPGGAGGSGAGPTPELALPPCGPRDLGDGSSSTGSVGSPDQLPLACSPDD, from the coding sequence atggaggccgaggcaggaggcctGGAGGAGCTGACGGATGAGGAGATGGCGGCGCTGGGCAAGGAGGAGCTGGTGCGGCGCCTACGGCGAGAGGAGGCGGCGCGCCTGGCGGCTCTGGTGCAGCGCGGCCGCCTCATGCAGGAGGTGAATCGGCAGCTGCAGGGTCACCTGGGCGAGATCCGCGAGCTCAAGCAGCTCAACCGGCGCCTGCAGGCAGAGAACCGCGAGCTGCGCGACCTCTGCTGCTTCCTGGACTCGGAGCGCCAGCGCGGGCGGCGCGCCGCGCGCCAGTGGCAGCTCTTCGGGACCCAGGCATCCCGGGCTGTGCGCGAGGACCTGGGCGGCTGTTGGCAGAAGCTGGCCGAGCTGGAGGGCCGCCAGGAGGAGCTGCTGCGGGAGAACCTGGCGCTTAAGGAGCTCTGCCTGGCGCTGGGAGAGGAATGGGGCCCCCGCGGCGGCCCCGGCGGCGCTGGGGGCTCAGGCGCCGGGCCAACACCCGAGCTCGCCCTGCCCCCCTGCGGGCCCCGCGACCTAGGCGATGGAAGCTCCAGCACCGGCAGCGTCGGCAGTCCGGATCAGTTGCCCCTGGCCTGCTCCCCCGATGACTGA